The Neobacillus sp. PS3-34 genome has a window encoding:
- the treP gene encoding PTS system trehalose-specific EIIBC component has translation MDLRQQAGQILEAIGGKENISAATHCVTRLRFALKDEEKVNTEQLENIDVVKGSFSTNGQYQVVIGQGTVDKVYNELTDIAGLGHATKDDVKTASEEKLNPLQRAIKTLADIFFPILPAIVTAGLLMGINNILTGPGIFYKQPFIEVHPSWADFAGMINLIANTAFVFLPGLIGWSAVKKFGGNPLLGIVLGLMLVHPDLLNAWGYGEALKAGKIPHWNIFGLQIQKIGYQGQVLPVLLASYVLSKIEIFLRKKIPDAFQLLLVAPIALLVTGFLSFIVIGPITFAIGNALTSGLTSIFDTFPALGGLIYGGLYGLLVVTGMHHTFLAVDIQLIGSTGSTFLWPMLALSNIAQGSAAFAMMFASKDEKLKGLSMTSAISAWLGITEPAMFGVNLRFRYPFISALVGSAIAGLFITINHVRATSIGVGGLPGFLSIFPNKWGVFFIGMAIVLVVPFVSTYLIALRKRK, from the coding sequence ATGGATTTGCGTCAACAGGCAGGACAAATTCTTGAAGCAATTGGCGGCAAGGAAAACATCTCGGCTGCCACACATTGTGTAACTCGGCTGCGGTTTGCTTTAAAGGATGAAGAGAAAGTCAACACAGAACAACTGGAGAATATAGACGTTGTAAAGGGCTCATTTTCCACAAATGGACAATATCAGGTGGTAATTGGACAGGGAACGGTGGACAAGGTATATAACGAATTGACGGATATCGCAGGCCTTGGGCATGCGACGAAGGATGATGTCAAAACAGCTTCTGAGGAAAAACTAAATCCTTTGCAGCGTGCGATTAAAACATTAGCAGACATCTTTTTCCCTATCCTGCCGGCAATTGTTACGGCTGGTCTGCTTATGGGAATCAACAATATTCTGACAGGGCCAGGGATTTTTTATAAACAGCCATTTATTGAAGTACATCCTTCTTGGGCTGATTTTGCGGGCATGATCAACCTGATTGCGAACACTGCGTTTGTGTTCCTGCCTGGTTTGATTGGCTGGTCAGCAGTTAAAAAGTTCGGCGGGAATCCGCTGCTTGGTATCGTACTCGGATTAATGCTCGTTCATCCAGATCTTCTGAATGCATGGGGTTATGGTGAGGCCTTAAAAGCAGGAAAGATTCCACATTGGAATATCTTTGGACTGCAAATACAAAAAATAGGTTACCAAGGCCAGGTATTGCCAGTATTACTTGCTTCTTATGTTTTATCAAAGATTGAAATTTTCTTGCGTAAAAAAATACCTGATGCATTCCAGTTATTGCTTGTAGCACCAATTGCACTTTTAGTTACTGGCTTTTTATCTTTTATCGTTATTGGACCGATTACGTTTGCAATCGGAAATGCACTTACAAGCGGTTTAACTTCTATTTTTGATACATTCCCAGCGCTTGGCGGTTTAATTTACGGTGGATTATACGGTCTGCTTGTTGTAACAGGCATGCACCACACCTTCCTTGCTGTCGATATTCAGCTGATCGGCAGCACAGGAAGCACGTTCCTATGGCCAATGCTGGCATTATCGAATATCGCTCAGGGTTCAGCTGCGTTTGCGATGATGTTTGCATCGAAGGATGAAAAGCTAAAAGGTTTATCTATGACCTCTGCAATTTCAGCATGGCTTGGGATTACAGAACCGGCAATGTTCGGGGTCAACCTGAGATTCAGATACCCATTTATTTCGGCATTAGTGGGATCCGCTATCGCGGGCTTATTCATCACAATCAACCATGTTCGTGCTACCTCGATTGGTGTTGGCGGCCTGCCAGGATTTCTGTCGATCTTCCCGAATAAATGGGGCGTCTTCTTTATCGGAATGGCAATCGTACTAGTGGTGCCTTTTGTTTCAACATACTTAATCGCACTTAGAAAACGTAAATAA
- a CDS encoding Cof-type HAD-IIB family hydrolase, giving the protein MENYLNDLDIKLIALDMDGTLLNEKGEISEENRKAIAEAQQRGIYVVLSTGRSIATSREHAESLQLSSFLVTVNGSEIWDAKGELVERNIVKSDSVKWMWELSQKHGTKFWATAIDNVWDEKMPEDILSTEWLKFGFVAEDDRIREEILKELQERSEFEISNSSPINIEVNALGINKAKGLKTVCEKLGIELKNVMAVGDSLNDIAMITEAGLGVAMGNAQQTVKDAANWVTATNNENGVAHAIKKLVLKEE; this is encoded by the coding sequence TTGGAAAATTACTTGAACGATTTGGATATAAAATTGATTGCACTGGATATGGACGGGACGCTTTTGAATGAAAAAGGGGAAATTTCAGAGGAGAACCGCAAGGCGATAGCGGAAGCGCAGCAAAGAGGAATTTATGTCGTATTAAGTACGGGAAGATCGATTGCTACCTCCCGTGAGCATGCAGAATCTCTACAGCTTTCTTCTTTTTTAGTCACAGTTAATGGAAGTGAAATTTGGGACGCGAAGGGTGAATTAGTTGAAAGAAATATTGTGAAATCGGATTCGGTAAAGTGGATGTGGGAGCTGTCACAAAAGCACGGCACTAAGTTTTGGGCAACTGCTATTGATAATGTCTGGGATGAAAAGATGCCGGAAGATATCCTCTCAACTGAGTGGCTTAAATTTGGATTTGTTGCTGAAGACGATAGGATAAGGGAAGAGATATTAAAGGAGCTTCAAGAAAGAAGCGAGTTTGAAATCAGCAATTCCAGCCCTATTAATATTGAAGTCAATGCACTTGGAATTAATAAAGCAAAAGGACTAAAGACTGTATGCGAGAAACTTGGAATTGAATTAAAGAATGTCATGGCAGTTGGTGACAGTCTGAACGATATCGCCATGATCACAGAGGCAGGGCTTGGAGTTGCAATGGGCAATGCACAGCAGACCGTCAAGGACGCAGCAAACTGGGTAACTGCTACAAATAATGAAAATGGTGTTGCACATGCAATCAAAAAATTAGTGTTAAAGGAAGAATAA
- a CDS encoding iron-sulfur cluster assembly accessory protein — MKCKINRNAAKVLKEMLSKPEAEGKMVRVIITHMHGDHAHYEVKLDTPKEHDEVVKTDKGIDILLDKREEFLDGVWLQYFYVPREEFVITNPSKAHTHRH, encoded by the coding sequence ATGAAATGTAAAATTAACCGCAATGCTGCCAAGGTTTTAAAAGAGATGCTGTCTAAGCCAGAAGCGGAAGGAAAGATGGTCCGTGTAATCATAACCCATATGCACGGAGACCATGCTCATTATGAAGTTAAATTAGATACTCCAAAAGAGCATGATGAAGTCGTCAAGACAGATAAGGGCATTGATATCCTTCTCGATAAACGTGAAGAGTTTTTGGATGGGGTCTGGCTTCAGTATTTTTACGTCCCTCGCGAAGAGTTTGTCATAACTAACCCTTCAAAGGCACATACACATCGTCATTAA
- the qoxA gene encoding cytochrome aa3 quinol oxidase subunit II, with translation MKSKKGFWISFMALVPMLLLSGCDTNMVVFEPQGPAAREILGLINWSLVLMALVVVVVFGLFGYIVWKYRERPENKDYEPPEEHGSTALEIIWTVIPIIIVIALTIPTVKSIYNLEKVPKGYENKKPITINVTSADWKWIFSYPEQGIETVNYVNIPAGTPVKFKLTSAGTMQSFWVPALGGQKYTMSKMETQLYLVADKPGSYLGRNTNFNGKGYADMEFEVESKSPQAFEKWVKDVKRTAPKLTEKKYINLLKPTHLGRLTFNGDHLVWINHADMNSKTYTFPEMYKVHGYQGHIFKYKEKDQSHDSMKMDDSMKMDDSMNMDGNKDGGGHDGH, from the coding sequence ATGAAATCGAAGAAAGGATTTTGGATTTCGTTCATGGCGCTGGTACCTATGCTATTGTTGAGCGGCTGTGATACAAATATGGTCGTTTTCGAGCCTCAGGGACCTGCCGCAAGAGAAATTCTTGGTTTAATTAACTGGTCGCTTGTTTTAATGGCGCTAGTTGTTGTCGTTGTATTCGGCCTTTTTGGTTACATTGTCTGGAAATACCGGGAAAGACCAGAAAACAAGGACTATGAGCCGCCAGAAGAACATGGCAGCACTGCACTTGAAATTATTTGGACTGTTATCCCTATTATCATCGTTATTGCACTGACTATTCCTACCGTCAAATCGATTTATAATCTTGAAAAAGTGCCTAAGGGCTACGAAAATAAAAAACCAATTACGATTAATGTTACCTCTGCAGACTGGAAATGGATTTTCAGCTACCCTGAACAAGGAATTGAAACAGTCAATTATGTTAACATTCCTGCAGGCACCCCTGTTAAGTTCAAGCTGACATCTGCCGGAACGATGCAATCCTTCTGGGTTCCTGCCTTAGGCGGACAGAAATACACGATGAGTAAAATGGAAACACAACTTTATCTGGTTGCTGACAAACCAGGCTCATACTTAGGAAGAAATACAAACTTTAACGGTAAGGGCTATGCCGATATGGAGTTTGAAGTAGAATCAAAATCTCCTCAAGCCTTTGAAAAATGGGTTAAAGATGTGAAGAGAACGGCTCCTAAGCTGACAGAAAAGAAATACATTAACTTGCTTAAACCAACACATCTTGGAAGATTGACATTTAACGGCGATCATCTTGTCTGGATTAATCATGCAGATATGAACTCCAAGACTTATACATTCCCTGAAATGTACAAAGTGCATGGATACCAGGGACATATTTTCAAATATAAAGAAAAAGACCAAAGCCATGATTCAATGAAGATGGACGATTCCATGAAGATGGATGATTCTATGAATATGGATGGCAATAAAGATGGAGGTGGGCACGATGGGCATTAA